One genomic segment of Flexivirga aerilata includes these proteins:
- the mshC gene encoding cysteine--1-D-myo-inosityl 2-amino-2-deoxy-alpha-D-glucopyranoside ligase yields MAPWPAPDLPQLHGKGDGLALWRRDSSAPVPVQVDDVARLYVCGITPYDATHLGHAATYVTFDLAARVLRDAGHGVRYVQNVTDIDDPLLERAARDGVDWRDLATSEIELFHDDMSALRVLPPDHYVSVVETMDKHVATITGLVEKGVTYSVPTPDAVHAGAEDVYLDLSTQRSFGEVSGWDRGEMFEVFAERGGDPDTPGKRDPLDPLLWRVERDGEPAWEGGVLGRGRPGWHVECTTIALDHLGMGFELQGGGTDLIFPHHEMSAVQAVALTDDPPFARSFAHQAMVGYDGEKMSKSKGNLVRVSQLRKDGVDPMVIRTVLLAQHYRTPWEYTPQLLADATTRWQTWCDALKTRGDDGAAELIAGIRAALSNDLDSPRAVALVDEWAARPGNGQPSPQVADALDALLGLRA; encoded by the coding sequence ATCGCTCCCTGGCCCGCGCCGGATCTGCCTCAGTTGCACGGGAAAGGTGACGGCCTGGCGCTCTGGCGCCGGGACTCCTCGGCCCCCGTGCCCGTGCAGGTCGACGACGTCGCACGGCTCTATGTGTGCGGCATCACCCCGTATGACGCAACGCACCTGGGCCACGCGGCAACCTACGTGACCTTCGACCTCGCGGCCCGCGTCCTGCGCGACGCCGGTCACGGGGTCCGCTACGTGCAGAACGTCACCGACATCGACGACCCGCTGCTGGAGCGAGCCGCCCGCGACGGCGTCGACTGGCGGGACCTCGCGACCAGCGAGATCGAGCTCTTCCACGACGACATGAGCGCCCTGCGGGTGCTGCCGCCGGATCACTACGTGAGTGTCGTGGAGACGATGGACAAGCACGTGGCGACGATCACCGGCCTGGTCGAGAAGGGCGTCACCTACTCGGTGCCGACCCCTGACGCGGTGCACGCGGGGGCGGAGGACGTCTACCTCGACCTGTCGACGCAGCGGTCGTTCGGCGAGGTCAGCGGCTGGGACCGCGGCGAGATGTTCGAGGTGTTCGCCGAGCGCGGGGGAGACCCGGACACGCCGGGCAAGCGCGACCCGCTCGACCCGTTGCTCTGGCGCGTCGAGCGCGACGGCGAACCCGCCTGGGAGGGCGGGGTGCTCGGCCGTGGCCGTCCCGGCTGGCACGTGGAGTGCACTACGATCGCCCTCGACCACCTCGGGATGGGCTTTGAGCTGCAGGGCGGCGGCACCGACCTGATCTTCCCCCATCACGAGATGTCCGCGGTGCAGGCCGTGGCGCTCACCGACGACCCGCCGTTCGCGCGCAGCTTCGCCCACCAGGCGATGGTCGGCTACGACGGCGAGAAGATGAGCAAGTCCAAGGGCAACCTGGTGCGCGTCTCGCAGCTGCGCAAGGACGGCGTCGACCCGATGGTGATCCGGACCGTGCTGCTCGCGCAGCACTACCGCACCCCGTGGGAGTACACCCCGCAGCTGCTCGCCGACGCGACCACGCGCTGGCAGACCTGGTGCGACGCGCTGAAGACGCGCGGCGACGACGGCGCCGCCGAGCTCATCGCCGGCATCCGCGCCGCGCTCTCGAACGATCTCGACAGCCCCCGCGCCGTCGCGCTCGTCGACGAGTGGGCCGCGCGACCGGGCAACGGCCAGCCCAGCCCGCAGGTCGCCGACGCGCTCGACGCGCTGCTGGGGTTGCGGGCCTGA
- a CDS encoding DUF5703 family protein, giving the protein MTEYEFRVLTFPRETSRADVRQVLADHAEYGHWELARTRLYLGGARRVWLRRRIIRVRRTA; this is encoded by the coding sequence ATGACCGAGTACGAGTTCCGGGTGCTGACCTTCCCGCGCGAAACCAGTCGCGCGGACGTGCGCCAGGTCCTCGCCGACCACGCCGAGTACGGCCACTGGGAGCTCGCCCGGACCCGTCTCTACCTCGGCGGAGCGCGCCGGGTGTGGCTGCGCCGCCGGATCATCCGGGTGCGCCGGACCGCCTAG
- a CDS encoding PAC2 family protein, with the protein MIEFEDVPELRDPIMIAAFEGWNDAGETASATVAHLIETWDASPIAALDPEIYYDFQVNRPRVSGDAGNREITWPTTKIFLARDTPLDRDVLLVQGIEPSMKWLSFTRELVEFAGEYDVGMIITLGGLLADVPHTRPIPVTVTSEDEETRQRYDVEPSRYEGPTGIVGVVTDAAHRAELPTLSCWAAVPHYAGGSPSPKATLALLTRLEELLDALIGHADLPDQARAWEHGVDELAASDDEVADYVHSLEEAQDTTELPEASGDAIAREFEKYLRRRETDD; encoded by the coding sequence GTGATCGAGTTCGAGGACGTGCCGGAGCTGCGCGACCCGATCATGATCGCCGCGTTCGAGGGCTGGAACGACGCCGGCGAGACCGCGTCGGCGACCGTCGCCCACCTGATCGAGACCTGGGACGCCTCGCCCATCGCCGCGCTTGACCCCGAGATCTACTACGACTTCCAGGTCAACCGGCCGCGGGTGTCCGGTGACGCGGGCAACCGTGAGATCACCTGGCCGACCACCAAGATCTTCCTCGCGCGGGACACCCCGCTCGACCGTGACGTGCTGCTCGTGCAGGGCATCGAGCCGTCGATGAAGTGGCTGTCCTTCACTCGCGAGCTCGTCGAGTTCGCCGGCGAGTACGACGTCGGGATGATCATCACCCTCGGCGGCCTGCTCGCCGACGTGCCGCACACCCGGCCGATCCCGGTCACCGTCACGTCCGAGGACGAGGAGACCCGGCAGCGCTACGACGTGGAACCGAGCCGCTATGAGGGGCCGACCGGGATCGTCGGCGTCGTCACCGACGCGGCGCACCGCGCGGAACTGCCGACGTTGTCCTGCTGGGCGGCCGTGCCGCACTACGCCGGCGGCAGTCCGTCGCCCAAGGCCACCCTCGCGCTGCTGACCCGCCTCGAGGAGTTGCTCGACGCGCTCATCGGGCACGCGGACCTGCCCGACCAGGCGCGCGCCTGGGAGCACGGGGTCGACGAACTCGCCGCCTCCGACGACGAGGTGGCCGACTACGTGCATTCGCTGGAGGAAGCCCAGGACACCACCGAACTCCCCGAGGCCAGCGGCGACGCCATCGCCCGGGAGTTCGAGAAGTATCTGCGGCGCCGCGAGACCGACGACTGA
- a CDS encoding DUF3090 domain-containing protein translates to MPTIEFDHPDRFVAGTVGPPGGRTFFLQAVQGRRVVSVSLEKEQVAVLAERVNDLLDELSATDDLPAAAQDNDPLSTPIEDEFRVSTLSLAWEPERQVLIIEAHDREVELEPTEDGQDLREIVGPDASLMRVMLDPAQAREFARRGLASVADGRPPCPFCGGPLDPTGHICPRANGYKR, encoded by the coding sequence ATGCCGACGATCGAATTCGACCACCCCGACCGGTTCGTCGCGGGCACCGTCGGTCCGCCCGGTGGCCGGACGTTCTTCCTGCAGGCCGTGCAGGGACGCCGCGTCGTGTCCGTGTCGCTGGAGAAGGAGCAGGTTGCCGTGCTCGCCGAGCGGGTCAACGACCTGCTCGACGAACTCTCGGCCACCGACGACCTGCCCGCCGCCGCCCAGGACAACGACCCGCTGAGCACGCCGATCGAGGACGAATTCCGGGTGAGCACACTGAGTTTGGCGTGGGAGCCCGAGCGTCAGGTGCTGATCATCGAGGCCCACGACCGCGAGGTCGAGCTCGAACCGACCGAGGACGGTCAGGACCTGCGCGAGATCGTCGGACCCGACGCCTCCCTCATGCGAGTCATGCTGGACCCGGCCCAAGCACGCGAGTTCGCCCGTCGCGGCCTGGCATCGGTCGCCGACGGGCGGCCCCCGTGCCCCTTCTGCGGCGGCCCGCTGGACCCGACCGGACACATCTGCCCCCGTGCCAACGGATACAAGCGCTGA
- a CDS encoding SCO1664 family protein, whose protein sequence is MPTDTSAERVRQLLERGELEVEGQLTDASNVALRVWVSLDDDRIPAVYKPVRGERPLWDFPDGTLAGREVASYLIAEAGGWDCIPVTALRQDGPLGPGSVQQWVGALDERDDPDLLRIDPPTAVPDGYRPVLGVRDEADSPLVVSHAASDALRAVALLDVVLNNADRKGSALIVDDGRLYAVDHGLTLHAEDKLRTVLWGFAGDDFEAGDLDRLKRLHDVLEGPFGAQLSAVIQPDEVEALQARVESLIRTGRFPAPPEHRHPLPWPLW, encoded by the coding sequence GTGCCAACGGATACAAGCGCTGAGCGCGTCCGGCAGCTGCTCGAGCGCGGCGAGCTGGAGGTCGAGGGGCAGCTGACCGATGCCTCCAACGTGGCACTGCGGGTCTGGGTGTCGCTGGACGACGATCGGATTCCCGCTGTTTACAAGCCTGTTCGCGGCGAGCGGCCGCTCTGGGACTTCCCGGACGGCACCCTCGCGGGCCGGGAGGTGGCGTCCTACCTGATCGCCGAGGCCGGCGGCTGGGACTGCATCCCGGTGACCGCTCTGCGGCAGGACGGGCCGCTCGGGCCGGGGTCGGTGCAGCAGTGGGTCGGCGCCCTGGACGAGCGCGACGACCCGGACCTGTTGCGGATCGACCCGCCCACCGCCGTGCCCGACGGCTACCGGCCGGTGCTCGGCGTCCGTGACGAGGCCGACAGCCCGCTGGTCGTGTCGCACGCGGCCAGCGACGCACTGCGCGCGGTGGCATTGCTCGACGTGGTGCTCAACAACGCCGACCGCAAGGGGAGCGCGCTGATCGTCGACGACGGGCGGTTGTACGCCGTGGACCACGGTCTGACGCTGCACGCGGAGGACAAGCTGCGGACGGTGCTGTGGGGATTCGCCGGCGACGACTTCGAGGCCGGTGACCTCGACCGGTTGAAGCGGTTGCACGACGTCCTGGAGGGGCCGTTCGGGGCGCAGCTGTCTGCCGTCATACAGCCCGATGAGGTGGAGGCACTGCAGGCGAGGGTCGAATCCCTAATCCGCACAGGGCGATTCCCGGCTCCGCCCGAGCATCGGCATCCGCTGCCCTGGCCGCTCTGGTAG
- a CDS encoding aldo/keto reductase: protein MHSSTVGRSGLRVSALTLGTMGWGDVVDPQHAEETLSDFRDAGGTTIDTAYGYADGASEELLGDLLDGGARDECVLIGKAGISRTTGSRVVDTSRGTLLDQLEASLRRLRTDHLDLWLVHTWSDETPLEETMSALEFAVTSGRARYVGVSNYGGWQLVAAADLLRDARIPLVAGEIEYSLLERYAEQEVLPAASYAGAGLLAWAPLGGGVLTGKYRRGVPADSRAATGKHSGWAARRLGGNSDAVVDAVATAADGLGVPAAQVALAWARQRPGISSLIVGARNRSQLRTLLAAGDVELPAQIAQALDDVSAP, encoded by the coding sequence GTGCATTCGTCGACAGTGGGCAGGTCCGGGCTGCGCGTCAGCGCGCTGACACTCGGCACGATGGGGTGGGGCGACGTCGTCGACCCGCAGCATGCGGAGGAGACGCTGAGCGACTTCCGGGACGCCGGCGGGACGACGATCGACACGGCATACGGCTATGCCGACGGCGCGTCCGAGGAGCTGCTCGGCGACCTGCTGGACGGTGGCGCCCGCGACGAGTGTGTGCTGATCGGCAAGGCCGGCATCTCCCGCACCACCGGCTCGCGTGTCGTCGACACCTCGCGCGGCACGCTGCTCGACCAGCTGGAGGCGTCGCTGCGCCGGCTGCGCACGGACCATCTCGACCTCTGGCTGGTGCACACCTGGTCGGACGAGACGCCGCTCGAGGAGACGATGTCGGCGCTGGAGTTTGCCGTCACGTCGGGCCGGGCCCGCTACGTCGGAGTCTCCAACTACGGCGGCTGGCAGCTGGTCGCTGCAGCCGACCTGCTGCGCGATGCACGAATCCCGTTGGTAGCAGGTGAAATCGAGTACAGCCTCCTCGAGCGTTATGCCGAGCAGGAGGTGCTCCCTGCGGCGTCGTATGCCGGGGCCGGCCTGCTCGCCTGGGCGCCACTCGGCGGCGGGGTGCTGACCGGGAAGTATCGCCGCGGCGTACCCGCCGACTCGCGTGCTGCCACCGGCAAACACTCCGGGTGGGCGGCGCGCCGGCTCGGCGGCAACAGCGATGCGGTGGTCGATGCCGTGGCGACCGCAGCGGACGGCCTCGGGGTGCCGGCCGCGCAGGTCGCGCTGGCGTGGGCGCGGCAGCGTCCGGGGATCAGCTCACTGATCGTCGGTGCCCGCAACCGCTCGCAGTTGCGCACCCTGCTCGCCGCCGGTGACGTCGAGCTGCCCGCGCAGATCGCGCAGGCGCTGGACGACGTCTCGGCTCCCTAG
- a CDS encoding LLM class F420-dependent oxidoreductase: protein MKLGINLGYWGTTGTDDLAAMKASATAADQSGYDVAWLAEAYGSDVPSLAAYLSAHTTNLDWGSAILQIPARTPAMTAMTAATLDKITGGRFRLGLGVSGPQVSEGWHGVRFDDPLGRTREYVDIIRLAFDRKNVEYHGKHFELPLPDGPGKSLRLLLLPERAQVPIYLAAIGPKNMELTGEIADGWLGIFVSPDHLPEQLAQLRTGRAKAGHEDGSLDGFDVAASAGLSIADDLDTAADRLRANAALYVGGMGSRKKNFYNALARRMGFEQAAQQVQDLYLDRKHRDAAAAVPRDFIDQTSLVGPREHLADRLHAYAEAGVTTLNVSPYGDTLEDRIASVRTLAEVARAEGLG, encoded by the coding sequence ATGAAGCTCGGCATCAACCTCGGCTACTGGGGGACCACCGGCACCGACGACCTCGCCGCGATGAAGGCGAGCGCCACCGCCGCTGACCAATCCGGTTACGACGTGGCCTGGTTGGCCGAGGCCTACGGCTCCGACGTGCCGTCGCTCGCGGCATACCTCAGTGCCCACACCACCAACCTCGACTGGGGCTCGGCGATCCTGCAGATCCCGGCCCGCACCCCGGCGATGACCGCGATGACCGCCGCCACCCTCGACAAGATCACCGGCGGTCGATTCCGGCTCGGCCTCGGCGTGTCCGGACCGCAGGTGAGCGAGGGCTGGCACGGCGTGCGCTTCGACGACCCGCTCGGCCGGACCCGCGAATACGTCGACATCATCCGACTGGCCTTCGACCGCAAGAACGTCGAATACCACGGCAAACACTTCGAATTGCCGCTGCCGGACGGCCCGGGCAAGTCGCTGCGGCTGCTCCTGCTGCCCGAGCGCGCTCAGGTGCCCATCTACCTCGCCGCCATCGGCCCGAAGAACATGGAGCTCACCGGCGAGATCGCCGATGGGTGGCTCGGCATCTTCGTCAGTCCCGACCACCTGCCGGAGCAGCTGGCCCAGCTGCGCACCGGCCGGGCGAAGGCCGGCCACGAGGACGGCTCGCTCGACGGCTTCGACGTCGCGGCCAGCGCGGGGCTGAGCATCGCCGACGACCTCGACACCGCCGCCGACCGGCTGCGCGCCAACGCCGCCCTCTATGTCGGTGGCATGGGTTCGCGCAAGAAGAACTTCTACAACGCGCTCGCCCGGCGCATGGGTTTCGAGCAGGCCGCGCAGCAGGTGCAGGACCTCTACCTGGACCGCAAGCACCGCGACGCCGCCGCCGCGGTGCCGCGCGACTTCATCGACCAGACCTCCCTCGTCGGCCCGCGCGAGCACCTGGCCGACCGGCTGCACGCGTATGCCGAGGCCGGCGTCACCACGCTGAACGTCTCGCCATACGGCGACACCCTGGAGGACCGCATCGCGAGCGTGCGCACCCTGGCGGAGGTCGCACGCGCCGAGGGGCTCGGGTAG
- the metH gene encoding methionine synthase, with the protein MSSRSDLARASAAQRDESLIRPDQTDQLTAAMQQRVLLLDGSMGVFIQRHKLSEEEFRGERFADWDQDVKGNNDLLSITRPELIRSIHDDYLAGGADIIETNTFSAQRISMADYGMEDLSYELNLESAKLARAACDAVSTPERPRYVAGALGPTNRTASISPDVNDPGARNTSFEELVDAYLEQAGGLVDGGADLLLIETIFDTLNAKAAVFALETLFEERGRRWPVFISGTITDASGRTLSGQVTEAFWNSVRHAKPLAVGFNCALGAADMRPYVAELSRVADCFTFCYPNAGLPNAFGEYDETAEQMAEIVAGFAADGLVNVLGGCCGTTPDHIAAIGARVGDTTPRVPPQVAPALRLSGLEPLNVTPDSLFVNVGERTNITGSARFRKLIKEGDYPTALNVARQQVEAGAQVIDVNMDEGMIDGIAAMDRFCKLVASEPDISQVPMMIDSSKWEVIEAGLRCVQGKSIVNSISMKEGVEAFVERARLCRKYGAAIVVMAFDEEGQADTLERRKEICGTAYKILTEEVGFPAEDIIFDPNIFAVATGIEEHANYGVDFIEGTRWIKENLPGALVSGGVSNVSFSFRGNNPVREAIHAVFLYHAVKAGMDMGIVNAGALVVYDEIDPELRDRIEDVILNRREDATERLLEIAEQHNKAADKVDDGSATEWRNQPVRERITHALVKGIDEFIVDDTEQMRVELAEAGERPLAVIEGPLMDGMGVVGDLFGAGKMFLPQVVKSARVMKKAVAHLIPYIEAERKPGDAAHSNGKIVMATVKGDVHDIGKNIVGVVLQCNNYDVVDLGVMVPGQKIIDAAKAENADIIGLSGLITPSLDEMVGFAEEMERQGFDIPLLIGGATTSRAHTAVKVTPKYHGPVVWVKDASRSVPTAAALLSDERRPKFMAEVDADYESIRKRHAAKTNERPLISYDDAVAARTPIDWQDYQPPRPRFLLQQAKDVCEGPECDHPMGHVSSYTRTFKDYPLETLREYIDWQPFFNAWEMKGRYPDILNNPASGEAARKLWDDAQAMLDRVIEEHWLSANGVVGFFPAASVGDDIEVYTDETRSTVRTVLHHLRQQGQHREGVPNRSLADFVAPKDSGLRDYIGGFAVTAGLGAQDHIKRFKEELDDYSAILLESLADRLAEAFAERMHAVVRHELWGYAPDEHLDNEELIAEKYRGIRPAPGYPACPDHTEKVTLFDLLDATQQTGIELTESMAMWPGAAVSGWYFSHPQSQYFVVGRLGPDQVRSYADRKGWDLKTAERWLAPNLGYETED; encoded by the coding sequence GTGAGCAGCCGCTCCGACCTTGCGCGCGCCAGTGCAGCGCAGCGCGACGAGTCCCTGATTCGTCCCGACCAGACCGACCAGCTGACCGCCGCCATGCAGCAGCGGGTGCTGTTGCTCGACGGCTCGATGGGTGTCTTCATCCAGCGCCACAAGCTGTCGGAGGAGGAGTTCCGCGGGGAGCGGTTCGCCGACTGGGACCAGGACGTCAAGGGCAACAACGACCTGTTGTCGATCACCCGCCCGGAGCTGATCCGGTCGATCCATGACGACTATCTCGCCGGCGGCGCGGACATCATCGAGACCAACACCTTCAGCGCGCAGCGCATCTCGATGGCCGACTACGGCATGGAGGACTTGAGCTACGAGCTCAACCTGGAGTCGGCCAAGCTCGCCCGCGCGGCGTGCGACGCGGTCTCCACACCGGAGCGCCCGCGCTATGTCGCCGGCGCGCTCGGCCCGACCAACCGCACCGCGTCGATCTCCCCGGACGTCAACGACCCGGGCGCGCGCAACACCTCCTTCGAGGAGCTCGTGGACGCCTACCTCGAGCAGGCGGGCGGCCTGGTCGACGGCGGCGCCGACCTGCTGCTGATCGAGACGATCTTCGACACGCTCAACGCCAAGGCCGCTGTCTTCGCGCTCGAGACACTCTTCGAGGAGCGGGGCCGTCGCTGGCCGGTCTTCATCTCCGGCACGATCACCGACGCGTCCGGCCGCACCCTGTCGGGTCAGGTCACCGAGGCGTTCTGGAACAGCGTGCGGCACGCCAAGCCGCTCGCCGTCGGCTTCAACTGTGCGCTCGGCGCTGCCGACATGCGCCCCTATGTCGCCGAACTCTCCCGGGTCGCAGACTGTTTCACCTTCTGCTACCCCAACGCCGGTCTGCCCAACGCGTTCGGCGAGTATGACGAAACGGCCGAGCAGATGGCAGAGATCGTCGCAGGGTTCGCCGCCGACGGGCTCGTCAACGTGCTCGGCGGTTGCTGCGGCACCACCCCGGACCACATCGCCGCCATCGGCGCACGCGTCGGCGACACCACGCCCCGGGTGCCCCCGCAGGTCGCTCCGGCGTTGCGGCTGTCCGGTCTCGAACCGCTCAACGTCACCCCCGACTCGCTCTTCGTCAACGTCGGCGAACGCACCAACATCACCGGGTCCGCGCGCTTCCGCAAGCTGATCAAGGAGGGCGACTACCCCACCGCCCTCAATGTCGCCCGCCAGCAGGTGGAGGCCGGCGCCCAGGTCATCGACGTCAACATGGACGAGGGGATGATCGACGGCATCGCGGCGATGGACCGCTTCTGCAAGCTGGTCGCCTCCGAGCCGGACATCTCGCAGGTGCCGATGATGATCGACTCCTCCAAGTGGGAGGTCATCGAGGCCGGATTGCGTTGTGTCCAGGGCAAATCCATCGTCAACTCGATCTCCATGAAGGAGGGCGTCGAGGCGTTCGTCGAGCGGGCCCGGCTGTGCCGCAAGTATGGCGCGGCGATCGTCGTGATGGCCTTCGACGAGGAGGGGCAGGCCGACACGCTGGAGCGCCGCAAGGAGATCTGCGGCACGGCATACAAGATCCTCACCGAGGAGGTCGGCTTCCCGGCTGAGGACATCATCTTCGACCCCAACATCTTCGCGGTCGCCACGGGCATTGAGGAGCACGCAAACTACGGCGTCGACTTCATCGAGGGCACCCGCTGGATCAAGGAAAACCTCCCGGGCGCCCTGGTGTCGGGCGGCGTCTCCAATGTCTCGTTCAGCTTCCGCGGCAACAACCCGGTGCGTGAGGCGATCCACGCGGTGTTCCTCTACCACGCGGTCAAGGCCGGGATGGACATGGGCATCGTCAACGCGGGCGCCCTGGTGGTCTACGACGAGATCGACCCCGAGCTGCGTGACCGCATCGAGGACGTCATCCTCAACCGGCGTGAGGACGCCACCGAGCGGCTGCTCGAGATCGCCGAGCAGCACAACAAGGCGGCCGACAAGGTCGACGACGGATCTGCGACCGAGTGGCGCAATCAGCCTGTGCGCGAACGCATTACACACGCCCTTGTCAAGGGCATCGACGAGTTCATCGTGGACGACACCGAGCAGATGCGGGTGGAGCTCGCCGAGGCGGGGGAGCGTCCGCTCGCGGTGATCGAGGGCCCGCTGATGGACGGCATGGGGGTGGTCGGTGACCTGTTCGGCGCCGGCAAGATGTTCCTGCCGCAGGTGGTCAAGTCGGCCCGGGTGATGAAAAAGGCTGTCGCACATCTGATTCCGTACATCGAGGCCGAGCGCAAGCCCGGCGACGCCGCACACTCCAACGGCAAGATCGTGATGGCCACGGTCAAGGGCGACGTGCACGACATCGGCAAGAACATCGTCGGCGTGGTGCTGCAGTGCAACAACTACGATGTCGTCGACCTCGGCGTGATGGTGCCCGGCCAGAAGATCATCGACGCGGCGAAGGCCGAAAACGCAGACATCATCGGCCTTTCCGGCCTCATCACGCCGTCGCTCGACGAGATGGTGGGTTTCGCCGAGGAGATGGAGCGGCAGGGCTTCGACATCCCGCTCCTCATCGGCGGCGCGACCACGTCGCGGGCCCACACCGCGGTGAAAGTGACCCCGAAATATCACGGCCCGGTCGTGTGGGTGAAGGACGCGTCCCGGTCGGTGCCGACCGCGGCCGCGCTGCTCTCCGACGAGCGCCGGCCGAAGTTCATGGCCGAGGTCGACGCCGACTACGAGTCGATCCGCAAGCGGCATGCCGCCAAAACCAATGAGCGGCCGTTGATTTCGTATGACGACGCGGTCGCGGCGCGCACGCCCATCGACTGGCAGGACTACCAGCCGCCGCGCCCGCGTTTCCTGCTGCAGCAGGCGAAGGACGTGTGCGAGGGGCCCGAGTGCGACCACCCGATGGGGCACGTCTCGTCATACACGCGGACGTTCAAGGACTATCCGCTGGAGACGCTACGCGAATACATCGACTGGCAGCCGTTCTTCAACGCCTGGGAGATGAAGGGCCGCTACCCCGACATCCTCAATAACCCGGCGAGCGGCGAGGCAGCCCGCAAGTTGTGGGACGACGCGCAGGCGATGCTCGACCGGGTGATCGAGGAGCACTGGCTGTCCGCGAACGGCGTCGTCGGCTTCTTCCCGGCCGCGTCGGTCGGCGACGACATCGAGGTCTACACCGACGAGACCCGCTCGACGGTGCGCACCGTGCTGCACCACCTGCGGCAGCAGGGCCAGCACCGCGAGGGCGTGCCCAACCGGTCACTGGCCGACTTCGTCGCGCCGAAGGACAGCGGATTGCGCGACTACATCGGCGGATTCGCGGTCACCGCCGGGCTCGGCGCCCAGGACCACATCAAGCGCTTCAAGGAGGAGCTCGACGACTACAGCGCGATCCTGCTGGAGTCGCTGGCCGACCGCCTTGCCGAGGCGTTCGCCGAGCGGATGCACGCCGTGGTGCGCCACGAGCTGTGGGGTTACGCACCCGACGAGCACCTCGACAACGAAGAGCTGATCGCCGAGAAGTACCGCGGCATCCGGCCGGCACCGGGCTACCCGGCCTGCCCGGACCACACCGAGAAGGTAACGCTGTTCGACCTGCTCGACGCCACGCAGCAGACCGGCATCGAGCTCACCGAGTCGATGGCGATGTGGCCCGGCGCGGCGGTCAGCGGCTGGTACTTCTCGCACCCGCAGTCGCAGTACTTCGTCGTCGGGCGGCTCGGGCCGGACCAGGTGCGGTCGTATGCCGACCGCAAGGGCTGGGACCTCAAGACCGCGGAGCGCTGGCTGGCGCCCAACCTGGGTTACGAAACGGAGGACTGA
- a CDS encoding MSMEG_4193 family putative phosphomutase, which produces MPTVLLVRHGRTTANTSGVLAGWTPGIGLDETGREQVQRLGDHLAGLPIVRVVSSPLQRCQETAAAILAARDGGEVVTDDRLGECRYGGWTGGKISDLTKDPLWRTVQDHPSAVTFPPSDTFEHESLREMSARAVAAVRDTDAAIGAEHGERALWVAVSHGDVIKAVLADALGTGLDAFQRIVAGPASVSVVQYTARRPFVLRLNDNLGQLRDLVTAPPASGDATPGGVTGNDAED; this is translated from the coding sequence ATGCCGACGGTTCTGCTCGTGCGGCACGGCCGCACCACCGCCAACACCTCCGGCGTGCTCGCGGGGTGGACGCCCGGCATCGGTCTGGACGAGACCGGTCGGGAGCAGGTGCAGCGGCTCGGCGACCACCTCGCCGGCCTGCCGATCGTGCGGGTCGTGAGCTCCCCGCTGCAGCGCTGCCAGGAGACCGCCGCGGCGATCCTCGCCGCCCGCGACGGCGGTGAGGTGGTCACCGACGACCGGCTCGGCGAGTGCCGCTACGGCGGGTGGACCGGCGGCAAGATCAGCGACCTCACCAAGGACCCGCTCTGGCGCACCGTGCAGGACCACCCGTCCGCGGTCACCTTCCCGCCGTCGGACACCTTCGAGCACGAGTCGCTGCGGGAGATGTCCGCCCGCGCGGTCGCCGCCGTGCGCGACACCGACGCCGCCATCGGGGCCGAGCACGGGGAGCGGGCGCTGTGGGTGGCCGTGTCGCACGGCGACGTCATCAAGGCGGTGCTCGCCGACGCGCTCGGCACGGGGCTGGACGCCTTCCAGCGCATCGTCGCCGGACCCGCTTCGGTCAGCGTCGTGCAGTACACCGCACGGCGGCCCTTCGTGCTGCGGCTCAACGACAATCTCGGGCAGCTGCGTGATCTGGTCACTGCCCCGCCCGCGAGCGGCGACGCAACCCCCGGTGGAGTCACCGGAAACGACGCGGAGGATTAG